The following coding sequences are from one Pigmentibacter sp. JX0631 window:
- the gluQRS gene encoding tRNA glutamyl-Q(34) synthetase GluQRS, producing the protein MTIETNYIGRFAPSPTGDLHFGSLVTALASYIRAKFYKGKWLLRIEDVDIYRAQKGSVNSILNSLSLHGFEWDSEVIYQSKRSHIYREYLHELLANKQAYVCNCSRKDLQKNRKNNETGEFIYQGTCLDKKNPFSNNQSYRIKTNSINISFYDHLQGSYEQNIAKEIGDFIIWRKENFASYQLAVVIDDELQNVTEIVRGYDLFFQTPRQIFLQNVLNFKGKEYVHIPLVTNEFGQKLSKQNKAKSLNFSTPQTNLIQALDFLGLEKIAIDELRKNFSSCHEIIEYAVNNLNFKFIQNIKMKAQ; encoded by the coding sequence ATGACTATTGAAACTAATTACATTGGCAGATTTGCCCCCTCTCCTACTGGAGATCTTCATTTTGGATCTCTTGTTACGGCATTAGCAAGTTATATTCGTGCAAAATTTTATAAAGGGAAATGGTTACTTAGGATAGAAGATGTTGACATCTATCGCGCTCAAAAAGGTTCAGTCAATTCTATTTTAAATTCTTTATCACTCCATGGATTTGAATGGGATTCTGAAGTAATTTATCAATCTAAAAGATCTCACATTTATAGAGAATATTTGCATGAACTACTTGCTAATAAACAAGCATATGTTTGTAATTGTTCTAGAAAAGATCTTCAAAAGAACAGAAAAAATAACGAAACAGGTGAGTTTATTTATCAAGGAACCTGTTTGGATAAAAAGAATCCATTTTCAAATAATCAATCATATCGAATAAAAACAAACAGTATCAATATTTCTTTTTATGATCATTTACAAGGTTCTTATGAACAGAATATAGCAAAAGAAATAGGTGATTTTATTATTTGGCGTAAAGAGAATTTTGCTTCATATCAACTAGCAGTTGTTATTGACGATGAGCTTCAAAATGTTACTGAAATAGTTAGAGGCTATGACTTATTTTTCCAAACACCTAGACAAATTTTTCTTCAAAATGTTCTTAATTTTAAAGGAAAAGAATATGTTCATATACCATTAGTGACAAATGAATTTGGACAAAAATTATCAAAACAAAATAAAGCAAAATCATTGAATTTTTCAACTCCCCAAACTAATTTAATACAAGCACTAGATTTTCTGGGTTTAGAAAAGATTGCAATTGATGAATTAAGAAAGAATTTTAGTAGTTGTCATGAGATTATTGAGTATGCGGTTAATAATTTGAATTTCAAATTTATACAAAATATCAAAATGAAAGCACAGTAA
- a CDS encoding ATP synthase F0 subunit C, producing MKRKLALISASAATALIVSMPALANEAAAAAADGMSIGTGLKLIGAGLAIGLAVVGAGQGQGHAAKGALESIGRNPQAYNKIFTPFLLAMALIEFQAILGLIIAFLILGK from the coding sequence ATGAAAAGAAAATTAGCTTTAATTTCAGCTTCTGCTGCAACCGCTCTTATTGTTAGTATGCCTGCTTTAGCAAACGAAGCTGCTGCAGCCGCTGCTGATGGAATGTCTATTGGTACAGGACTAAAATTAATTGGCGCTGGATTAGCTATTGGTTTAGCGGTTGTTGGTGCTGGTCAAGGCCAAGGTCATGCTGCTAAAGGTGCATTAGAGAGTATTGGTCGCAATCCACAAGCTTATAATAAAATCTTTACACCATTCTTGTTAGCAATGGCCTTAATAGAATTCCAAGCAATTTTGGGTTTAATCATTGCTTTCTTAATTTTGGGTAAATAA
- the atpB gene encoding F0F1 ATP synthase subunit A, whose translation MKRKIINILTLFPIVVAQAAYAESSGVHVVNWYHEILEKFFVFFNPDMPATIASLKAEQWSPVFASAFAVLLVAAIAVFSGFSSMKPEEMSDEELLPPKKFGLKAFLELCWSVVSSTLESTIGEKNWIRFVGVLGGTFFVLIISNLSGVMPGFSPATASMSFTFAAAIAIFVYFNYYGLKEAGFSYIKHLAGPVLWMAPLMFLIEFISLLSRPVSLSLRIFGNISGDHFVFAIFSGLMKDLYIPFMPIPAIFLGFGTFVACLQAFIFMTLSAVYIKLALESKEHH comes from the coding sequence ATGAAACGTAAAATCATAAACATATTAACGTTGTTTCCAATAGTTGTTGCACAAGCAGCCTATGCAGAGTCTTCAGGAGTGCATGTTGTGAATTGGTATCATGAAATTTTAGAAAAGTTCTTTGTGTTTTTTAATCCAGATATGCCAGCTACAATAGCAAGTTTAAAAGCTGAACAATGGTCCCCAGTTTTTGCTTCTGCCTTTGCCGTACTTTTGGTTGCAGCAATAGCAGTCTTTTCTGGTTTTTCTAGTATGAAACCTGAGGAAATGTCTGATGAGGAGTTATTACCTCCGAAAAAGTTTGGTCTAAAAGCATTTCTGGAATTGTGTTGGTCTGTAGTTTCGTCAACATTAGAATCGACTATTGGCGAAAAAAATTGGATTCGTTTTGTTGGAGTTCTGGGTGGTACTTTTTTTGTGCTTATCATTTCCAACTTATCAGGTGTAATGCCTGGTTTTTCTCCTGCAACAGCAAGTATGTCTTTTACTTTTGCAGCTGCAATCGCTATTTTTGTCTACTTTAATTATTACGGTCTAAAAGAAGCTGGATTTTCATATATAAAACATTTAGCAGGTCCTGTCTTATGGATGGCTCCTTTAATGTTTCTAATTGAATTTATCAGTTTACTTTCAAGACCTGTATCTCTATCTCTTCGTATTTTTGGAAATATTTCAGGCGATCACTTTGTCTTTGCAATTTTTTCTGGACTTATGAAAGATCTTTATATTCCATTCATGCCAATACCTGCAATTTTCCTTGGTTTTGGAACTTTTGTTGCTTGCCTTCAAGCATTTATTTTTATGACCCTCAGTGCGGTCTATATTAAATTAGCTCTTGAATCCAAAGAACATCACTAA
- the dnaA gene encoding chromosomal replication initiator protein DnaA produces the protein MIDKDSNQVFIDKLRSRFVELGLSKQTAAKITKLVTPVKVDGKTIISYCSEPFYKDHIISPKLDEIEKIARECWGADFSFKIEDHPFHDSKIVKNNSKKEQNENTITLFPDDNNYITDKRKKLKNKTINLEKSINTSSNLEIGNENQVTDEKVLSIVSSEKPRTLDATQNFGTFIRCESNLVAYSACEAVAKNPGNLSNPLFIYGATGLGKTHLLHSVGNEILQKIPDAKILYITSEDFVNDVIHRGIRVGKMDEVRSKYSACDVLLVDDIQFLEKKDACQIEFFHTFNELYQKRKQIVITSDKFPKDIPNIEERLKSRFLQGLLVDIEPPGFEDRVAIIETKANLLGLKINQEISFLIATHAKTNVREIQGLLKDLLMNQHMTGRSPTIESVTIILKRRFPTGSMESTIDTTAIQKVVANHFQIKMSDLMGQSRQQKFVVARHIAMFLAKELLGLQIVAIANAFSKKDHTTVLHAMSKVKELLDKDDEFRGNFLQIKRKIEALMQSN, from the coding sequence ATGATAGATAAAGATTCAAATCAAGTTTTTATAGATAAATTGCGTTCAAGATTTGTTGAGCTTGGATTATCTAAACAAACTGCTGCAAAAATAACTAAATTAGTAACCCCTGTAAAGGTTGATGGAAAGACTATTATATCATATTGTTCTGAACCTTTTTACAAAGATCACATCATTTCCCCTAAACTTGATGAAATTGAAAAAATTGCCAGAGAATGTTGGGGGGCTGATTTTTCTTTTAAAATTGAAGATCACCCATTCCATGATTCAAAGATAGTAAAAAATAATTCTAAAAAAGAACAAAATGAAAATACTATAACTTTATTTCCTGATGATAACAATTATATAACTGATAAAAGAAAAAAACTTAAAAATAAGACAATTAATTTAGAAAAATCTATAAATACTTCTTCTAATTTAGAAATAGGTAATGAAAATCAAGTCACAGATGAAAAAGTTTTATCAATAGTTTCCTCAGAAAAACCAAGAACATTAGACGCTACTCAAAATTTTGGTACTTTTATTCGTTGTGAAAGTAACTTAGTGGCATATTCTGCTTGTGAAGCTGTGGCAAAAAATCCAGGAAATCTGTCAAATCCTTTATTTATTTATGGAGCTACTGGCCTTGGTAAAACGCATCTATTACATTCAGTAGGTAATGAAATACTTCAAAAAATACCTGATGCAAAAATCCTTTATATTACCAGCGAAGACTTTGTTAATGACGTAATTCATCGAGGAATTCGTGTTGGAAAAATGGACGAAGTTCGATCGAAATATAGTGCTTGTGATGTTTTACTTGTTGATGATATACAATTTTTAGAGAAAAAAGACGCTTGCCAAATAGAATTTTTCCATACTTTTAACGAACTTTACCAAAAACGGAAGCAAATAGTAATAACAAGTGATAAATTCCCTAAAGACATTCCAAATATTGAAGAACGACTAAAGAGCAGGTTCTTACAAGGCTTATTAGTTGATATTGAGCCGCCTGGATTTGAAGATAGAGTTGCTATAATCGAAACTAAAGCAAATTTATTAGGTTTAAAAATTAATCAAGAAATTTCATTTCTAATAGCAACGCACGCAAAAACAAATGTTAGAGAAATTCAAGGATTATTAAAAGACTTACTAATGAATCAACATATGACAGGAAGAAGTCCTACTATAGAATCAGTTACTATAATTTTGAAACGTAGATTTCCAACTGGATCAATGGAATCTACAATTGATACAACGGCTATACAAAAAGTTGTTGCAAATCATTTCCAAATAAAAATGTCTGATTTAATGGGACAAAGTCGTCAACAAAAATTTGTTGTTGCTAGACATATCGCTATGTTTTTAGCGAAAGAATTATTAGGTTTACAAATCGTTGCAATAGCTAATGCTTTTAGTAAAAAAGATCACACAACCGTATTGCATGCAATGTCAAAAGTTAAAGAACTATTGGATAAAGATGACGAATTTAGAGGTAATTTTTTGCAAATAAAAAGAAAAATAGAAGCTTTAATGCAATCTAACTAA
- a CDS encoding L-threonylcarbamoyladenylate synthase translates to MAKIVTALKPESLAECSQLLQAGELVAFPTETVYGLGANALNEKALEKIFLAKGRPKSDPLIVHLSGMVQAESLSEMTAFQRQCFDILGNEFWPGPLTMIVKASGSVPKIVTAGGDSIALRIPNGETALKLLKLVKLPIAAPSANKFGHVSPTTAQHVMDDLGNEEKLIILEQDKDCNIGIESTIIKIMEDDEIHLLRPGFISTIQIASILKKNKITFNLKKVKKTVVSNSSENEKLDSPGQLLTHYSPNIESFILVDENNKNKVTTELFLKKYLKKTILIDFNGKNLKYSEQVLQYYDLSMNGNNLEASKNLFSYLRKSEIIHNAEYILLPDFSEASDEELIAIYDRIFRAASGKYVTFS, encoded by the coding sequence GTGGCAAAAATTGTAACTGCTTTAAAACCTGAGTCACTTGCAGAATGTTCCCAGCTTCTACAAGCAGGGGAATTAGTCGCCTTTCCAACAGAAACAGTTTATGGGCTTGGTGCAAATGCACTAAATGAAAAAGCCCTTGAAAAGATTTTTCTTGCAAAGGGTAGACCAAAATCAGATCCTCTTATTGTTCACTTAAGTGGAATGGTTCAAGCAGAAAGCTTATCAGAAATGACTGCTTTTCAAAGACAATGTTTTGACATCTTGGGGAACGAGTTTTGGCCAGGTCCTTTAACCATGATTGTGAAGGCTTCTGGTAGTGTACCAAAAATAGTAACTGCAGGAGGTGATTCTATCGCCTTAAGAATTCCTAATGGAGAAACTGCTTTAAAACTTTTGAAATTAGTTAAATTACCGATTGCTGCTCCTAGTGCGAATAAATTTGGGCATGTGAGCCCCACTACAGCGCAACATGTAATGGATGATTTAGGAAATGAAGAAAAATTAATAATTTTAGAACAAGATAAGGATTGTAATATTGGAATAGAATCTACAATTATTAAAATTATGGAAGATGATGAAATTCATTTATTACGCCCAGGCTTTATCAGTACTATTCAAATTGCTTCGATTTTAAAGAAAAATAAGATAACATTCAATCTAAAAAAAGTTAAAAAAACTGTTGTTTCGAATTCTTCTGAAAATGAAAAATTAGACTCTCCAGGGCAATTATTGACCCATTATTCACCTAATATAGAATCTTTTATTTTAGTAGATGAAAATAATAAAAATAAAGTTACAACTGAATTATTTCTAAAAAAGTATCTAAAAAAAACTATCTTAATTGACTTTAATGGGAAAAATTTAAAGTATTCTGAACAAGTTTTACAATATTATGATCTATCAATGAATGGAAATAATTTGGAAGCAAGTAAAAATTTATTTAGTTACTTGCGGAAAAGTGAAATAATTCATAATGCAGAATATATTTTATTACCTGATTTTTCTGAAGCGAGTGATGAAGAATTAATTGCTATTTATGATAGAATTTTCAGAGCAGCATCTGGTAAATATGTAACATTTAGTTAG
- a CDS encoding DNA polymerase III subunit beta: MFKKSKRFFSSDVQSISPEISAEFDRDKLASALLSVSAAQIDPDIGWVQLSFSGGKKVIISSISHNLAIKCEIEAPYSGQGVIKVSGKQFSDYVKQLPSTKVFLKAELPSRIQLKCGRSSAKIQLVHDQSQSKIDIPDAGTSIKIKGNFIERWVSSFKDFVSVDDNRFYANGALIWAERNSEGVLHAVASDALRLAKASLTEGIQILNLDNSQVLVPKKALDELKRVANIMPDTDFILKWHEKELFFSVEADDYTMFAKCIAGQYPPYEAAIPQQINTEIQLDLKSIQDSVKRSLLFADKNKVMKFHFENSLLTMASSTPGQKEGEEVIEMSSSIASPFEVNYNGHLIIGILGVLSGSRVNFAWENMNRPVKITGESQRGLEVFYLLVPARF, encoded by the coding sequence ATGTTTAAAAAGAGCAAACGTTTTTTTTCATCCGACGTCCAAAGCATAAGCCCTGAAATATCAGCTGAGTTTGACAGGGACAAATTGGCGAGTGCGTTATTGTCAGTTAGTGCTGCACAAATAGACCCTGATATCGGATGGGTACAATTATCTTTTTCTGGAGGAAAAAAAGTAATTATTTCCTCTATAAGCCATAATTTAGCAATTAAATGTGAAATTGAAGCTCCATATTCGGGACAAGGTGTAATTAAAGTATCAGGAAAGCAATTTTCTGATTATGTAAAACAATTACCTTCAACTAAAGTCTTTTTAAAAGCTGAATTACCTTCAAGAATTCAATTAAAATGCGGAAGAAGTTCTGCAAAAATTCAATTAGTGCACGATCAGTCGCAAAGCAAAATTGATATACCTGATGCTGGAACTTCAATTAAAATTAAAGGTAATTTTATAGAACGTTGGGTATCTAGTTTTAAAGACTTCGTTTCTGTCGATGATAATCGCTTTTATGCTAATGGTGCTTTAATTTGGGCAGAAAGAAATTCAGAAGGAGTTCTACATGCTGTTGCAAGTGATGCCCTACGGTTAGCAAAGGCATCACTCACAGAAGGTATTCAAATTTTAAATTTAGATAACAGTCAGGTTTTAGTACCAAAAAAAGCTTTAGATGAATTAAAAAGAGTTGCAAACATCATGCCTGATACTGATTTCATATTGAAGTGGCATGAAAAGGAATTATTTTTTTCTGTAGAGGCAGATGATTACACAATGTTTGCAAAGTGTATTGCGGGTCAATATCCACCCTATGAAGCAGCTATTCCTCAACAGATCAACACAGAAATTCAATTAGATCTTAAGTCTATCCAAGATAGTGTAAAAAGATCCTTATTATTTGCAGATAAAAATAAAGTTATGAAATTTCATTTTGAAAACTCATTACTCACTATGGCGAGTTCTACTCCTGGTCAAAAGGAAGGTGAAGAAGTTATTGAGATGAGTTCTTCTATAGCATCTCCATTTGAAGTAAACTATAACGGTCACTTGATTATAGGTATTTTAGGTGTTTTATCGGGATCAAGAGTTAATTTTGCTTGGGAAAATATGAACAGACCTGTTAAAATTACTGGCGAAAGTCAAAGGGGATTAGAAGTATTTTATCTTTTGGTTCCTGCACGTTTTTAA
- the gyrB gene encoding DNA topoisomerase (ATP-hydrolyzing) subunit B — protein sequence MFNKNKAIVYDPNNSQKNDDGYGSSNITVLEGLEAVRKRPGMYIGNTGSVGLHHLIYEVVDNSIDEYLAGHGSQIDITLHLDGSVTIADNARGIPVDKHPSGKSALEVVMTILHAGGKFDNEIYKTSGGLHGVGASVVNALSSYCRVEVKKNGGVYEQEYKCGIPQFEVRRIGDTNAHGTCTTFKPDSTIFQETTEFSFDYLSSRLRELSFLNKGICIKLVDEIKDKSQEFKYEGGLVSFVEYLNRSKVVIHSKPIYMLVDKDETIVEIALQWNDGYSENVYSYANNINTIEGGAHLTGLRGALTRVVNQLASADKNAQNLKEGLAPDDIREGLTGVVHVKLRDPQFEGQTKNKLANSRIRTLVESSLNEKLTDYFHENPDIAKKVVSKIVDAARARIAARKAKELTRRKSALDLGGLPGKIADCQDRDPANCELFIVEGDSAGGSAKQGRDRKTQAVLPLKGKILNVEKATTDKMLSNQEIRLLVQALGTGIGRHDNDVDISKLRYHKIVIMTDADVDGAHIRTLFLTFFYRQMQEVIKRGHLYIAQPPLYRYKKQKVERYLKDDVALEKFLVEIAMQDASILDAKEQAIEISVVKNMLACVERRNRISSILSRRRSSVFVNFLSSHSSISPETFYNKNGFEKFVEEINLHCLKYGHVHTRIDFDSEHNRYFATIDLQLSGKSYHFKFDFDFISSSEFEELKRLSKQLETTFQLPLKYSHDKKTKTVTSWIELREFLLAEGRSGAYIQRYKGLGEMNAEQLWETTMQPSTRQFLQVTIEDAMEADNIFSMLMGDDVPPRKEFIEANALNVRNLDT from the coding sequence ATGTTTAATAAAAATAAAGCAATTGTTTATGATCCAAATAATAGTCAGAAGAATGATGATGGGTATGGTTCTTCAAACATTACGGTTTTAGAAGGTCTTGAAGCAGTAAGAAAAAGACCTGGTATGTATATTGGAAATACAGGATCAGTTGGTCTTCATCATTTAATTTATGAAGTTGTAGACAATTCAATCGATGAATATTTAGCCGGACATGGTTCACAGATAGACATTACTTTGCATTTAGATGGGAGCGTTACCATTGCAGATAATGCAAGAGGTATTCCTGTAGATAAACATCCATCAGGTAAAAGCGCATTAGAAGTTGTTATGACTATTTTACATGCTGGTGGAAAATTCGACAATGAAATTTATAAAACTTCAGGTGGTTTACATGGAGTTGGTGCTTCTGTTGTGAATGCATTATCAAGTTATTGTAGAGTTGAAGTAAAAAAGAATGGTGGTGTTTACGAACAAGAATATAAATGCGGTATTCCTCAATTTGAAGTTAGAAGAATTGGAGATACTAATGCGCATGGTACTTGTACAACTTTCAAACCAGACTCAACTATTTTCCAAGAAACTACTGAATTTAGTTTTGACTATTTATCTTCCAGATTAAGGGAACTTTCTTTTTTAAACAAAGGGATTTGTATAAAATTAGTTGATGAAATAAAGGATAAATCCCAAGAATTTAAATATGAAGGTGGGCTAGTAAGCTTTGTTGAATATTTAAATAGAAGCAAAGTAGTTATTCACTCAAAACCTATTTATATGCTGGTTGATAAAGATGAAACTATTGTAGAAATAGCGCTACAATGGAATGATGGATATTCAGAAAATGTTTATTCATATGCAAATAATATAAATACTATTGAAGGTGGAGCGCATTTAACTGGTTTAAGAGGTGCTCTTACAAGAGTAGTAAATCAATTGGCTTCTGCTGATAAAAATGCCCAAAACTTAAAAGAAGGTTTAGCTCCTGATGATATTCGAGAAGGCCTTACAGGAGTTGTTCATGTAAAATTAAGAGATCCTCAGTTTGAAGGACAAACTAAAAATAAACTTGCCAATTCCAGAATCAGAACCTTGGTTGAAAGCTCTTTAAATGAAAAATTAACAGATTATTTTCATGAAAACCCTGATATTGCAAAGAAAGTAGTATCAAAAATTGTAGATGCTGCCAGAGCTCGAATAGCTGCACGAAAAGCAAAAGAATTAACTAGAAGAAAAAGTGCTCTTGATTTAGGTGGATTGCCTGGGAAAATTGCTGATTGTCAAGACAGAGACCCTGCTAATTGTGAATTATTCATAGTGGAAGGTGATTCTGCGGGTGGTTCTGCAAAACAAGGAAGAGACAGAAAAACTCAAGCAGTATTGCCATTAAAAGGTAAAATTTTAAATGTTGAAAAAGCCACAACTGATAAAATGCTTTCTAACCAAGAAATCCGTTTATTAGTTCAAGCTTTAGGAACCGGTATTGGTCGTCACGATAATGATGTTGATATTTCTAAACTTCGTTACCATAAAATAGTGATCATGACAGATGCCGACGTCGATGGAGCGCATATTAGAACACTATTTTTAACGTTCTTTTATAGACAAATGCAAGAAGTAATAAAAAGAGGACATTTATATATTGCTCAACCCCCTTTATATCGATACAAAAAACAAAAAGTGGAACGTTATTTAAAAGATGATGTTGCTCTTGAAAAATTTCTCGTTGAAATTGCTATGCAAGACGCTTCTATTCTTGATGCAAAAGAACAAGCTATAGAAATATCGGTTGTGAAAAATATGTTAGCATGTGTTGAAAGAAGAAATAGAATATCAAGTATTCTTTCACGCCGAAGAAGTAGTGTTTTTGTTAATTTTTTAAGCAGTCATTCTTCTATATCACCAGAAACATTTTATAATAAAAATGGTTTTGAAAAATTTGTGGAAGAAATTAATCTTCATTGCTTAAAATATGGACATGTTCATACAAGAATTGATTTTGATAGTGAACATAACAGATATTTTGCAACTATTGATTTACAGTTATCTGGTAAATCATATCATTTTAAATTCGATTTTGACTTTATAAGTTCTTCTGAATTCGAGGAATTAAAAAGACTTTCTAAACAATTAGAGACAACCTTTCAATTACCTCTAAAATATTCTCATGATAAAAAAACGAAAACTGTTACTTCATGGATAGAATTAAGAGAATTTCTTCTTGCTGAAGGTAGAAGTGGTGCATATATACAACGCTATAAAGGTCTAGGTGAAATGAATGCTGAACAGTTGTGGGAAACTACTATGCAGCCTTCAACCAGACAATTTCTGCAGGTCACCATTGAAGATGCGATGGAAGCAGACAATATATTTTCTATGCTAATGGGTGACGATGTTCCCCCAAGAAAAGAATTTATTGAAGCTAATGCCTTAAATGTTAGAAATCTAGATACCTAA
- the gyrA gene encoding DNA gyrase subunit A codes for MSLEKTSVLSANINDEMKNAYLDYAMSVIVSRALPDVRDGMKPVHRRVLYAMYEQNNVYNKPFKKSARIVGDVLGKYHPHGDSAVYGALVRLTQDFSMRYPLIDGQGNFGSIDGDSAAAMRYTEIRLAKISEALMADIEEDTVDFGPNYDNSEVQPLVLPTVLPQLLINGQSGIAVGMATNIPPHNLGEVLEALLHLLEKPKATIEQLMHYIKGPDFPTYGMICGLKGIQDAYRTGRGSIVVRGKAVVEATKGGKEQIIVTELPYQVNKLTWIEKIAELVKEEEILGISDIRDESSKEGIRVVIEIKKGENAEVILNHLYKRTRLQDSFGVNMVCIVRGVPKLLNIKDTLECFLEHRLEVITRRTNYRLRKAEDRLHILEGLKIAVDNIDRVVAVIRGAESREDAKEKLISSYSLSEKQVTAILDMRLVQLTGLERSKIIAEHQETLEIIADLKDILSKPERVRAIVKEEFLNLKSLHSDKRRTEIVTEAGDVDIASLIPPADVFITFSSSGYIKRVNQDEFRTQNRAGKGKTGAALKENDAVKFTFHAHTHDYVLMFSNLGKVYSFKVYELPEASATARGKSINQILTMSSNEQITAMLPVKEFVENNHILMVTKQGTIKKTELSSFSNIRAGGLRAVTLEDGDTLVSVKITSGTNEIIIATANGQAVRFDEDDVRSMGRTAKGVKGITLDEDEKDYVVAAEVVQPEKCLLVVTENGYGKRSKLDEYRKTSRGAKGVKTIKISERNGKVISMMPVAEDSDIVLTTNTGRVLRIAVSSLRIMGRVTQGVCLMRILEGEKIVSVSTPSEFDETPVTHLDSSEEVE; via the coding sequence ATGTCACTAGAAAAAACAAGTGTGCTTTCTGCTAATATTAATGATGAAATGAAAAACGCTTACTTAGACTATGCCATGAGCGTAATAGTAAGTCGGGCTTTGCCAGATGTTCGTGATGGTATGAAACCGGTTCATAGAAGAGTTTTATATGCCATGTACGAACAAAATAATGTTTATAATAAGCCATTTAAAAAATCGGCACGTATTGTCGGTGATGTTCTGGGTAAGTATCATCCTCATGGTGATTCAGCTGTCTATGGTGCTTTGGTACGCTTAACTCAAGACTTTTCTATGCGCTATCCTTTAATTGATGGTCAAGGAAACTTTGGTTCTATCGACGGCGACTCGGCTGCGGCAATGCGTTATACAGAAATTCGTCTTGCAAAAATATCTGAAGCTTTAATGGCTGATATTGAAGAAGATACAGTAGATTTTGGTCCTAACTATGACAATAGTGAAGTTCAACCACTCGTTCTGCCCACCGTGTTACCTCAATTATTGATTAACGGACAAAGCGGGATAGCTGTGGGAATGGCTACCAATATTCCTCCTCATAATCTTGGTGAAGTTCTTGAAGCATTGCTACATTTGCTCGAAAAGCCTAAAGCTACTATTGAACAGCTTATGCATTATATTAAAGGACCAGATTTTCCGACTTATGGAATGATTTGTGGTTTAAAAGGTATTCAAGATGCCTATAGAACAGGGCGCGGTAGCATTGTAGTCCGTGGTAAAGCAGTTGTAGAAGCGACAAAAGGCGGTAAAGAGCAAATTATTGTAACTGAATTGCCTTATCAGGTGAATAAGCTTACATGGATTGAAAAAATTGCTGAATTAGTGAAAGAAGAAGAAATTCTAGGTATTTCAGATATCCGTGATGAAAGTAGCAAAGAAGGAATTCGGGTCGTCATTGAAATTAAAAAAGGTGAAAATGCTGAAGTTATCTTAAATCATTTATACAAAAGAACACGTTTACAAGACTCCTTTGGCGTAAATATGGTTTGCATAGTCAGAGGTGTGCCTAAGCTATTAAATATTAAAGACACTTTAGAATGCTTTTTAGAGCATCGACTTGAAGTGATTACGCGTAGAACTAATTATCGCTTACGCAAAGCCGAAGATCGTTTGCATATTTTAGAAGGTTTAAAAATAGCAGTTGATAATATTGATCGAGTTGTAGCTGTTATTCGTGGCGCTGAAAGCAGAGAAGATGCAAAAGAAAAATTAATTTCTTCATATTCTCTTTCAGAAAAGCAAGTAACTGCAATTCTAGACATGCGCTTAGTTCAATTAACAGGCTTAGAACGTTCAAAAATTATTGCAGAACATCAAGAAACTCTAGAAATCATTGCTGATTTAAAAGATATTTTGAGTAAGCCTGAAAGAGTAAGAGCTATTGTTAAAGAAGAGTTTTTAAATTTAAAGAGTTTGCATAGTGATAAACGGAGAACTGAAATTGTAACTGAAGCCGGAGACGTAGATATTGCAAGTCTTATCCCACCAGCTGATGTGTTTATTACTTTTTCCAGTTCTGGCTATATAAAAAGAGTAAATCAAGACGAATTTAGAACACAAAATAGAGCAGGAAAAGGAAAAACAGGAGCGGCATTAAAAGAAAATGATGCTGTGAAATTTACATTCCACGCACATACACATGACTATGTTTTAATGTTCTCAAATCTTGGTAAAGTTTATAGCTTTAAAGTTTATGAATTGCCTGAAGCTTCTGCTACTGCACGTGGGAAATCAATCAATCAAATATTGACTATGTCAAGCAACGAGCAAATTACTGCTATGTTGCCAGTAAAAGAATTTGTTGAAAATAATCATATTCTGATGGTTACAAAACAAGGAACAATTAAGAAAACTGAATTATCATCTTTTTCAAATATTCGTGCAGGCGGTTTAAGGGCTGTTACTTTAGAAGATGGTGATACACTTGTTTCAGTTAAAATTACTTCAGGAACAAATGAAATAATAATTGCCACTGCCAATGGTCAAGCCGTTCGCTTTGATGAAGATGACGTGCGTTCAATGGGTAGAACTGCGAAAGGTGTTAAAGGCATCACTCTTGATGAAGATGAAAAAGACTACGTTGTCGCTGCCGAGGTTGTACAACCTGAAAAATGCTTACTTGTTGTAACAGAAAATGGTTATGGGAAACGGAGTAAGCTCGACGAGTATCGCAAAACAAGTAGGGGCGCAAAAGGCGTTAAAACTATAAAAATAAGTGAACGCAATGGCAAAGTGATCAGTATGATGCCTGTTGCCGAAGACTCAGACATTGTGTTAACAACAAATACGGGTAGAGTTTTAAGAATTGCTGTGTCTTCTTTAAGAATTATGGGCAGAGTTA